The sequence GGTGATGAAAGGCACCCGAGTGCAGCACCACAGCGCCGTGGAGCGTTGGAAGGGCGTCCACCTTTACAAGCGTTTCGTTTATCTGTGTGAGCAGGAGATGGCTGCGTCTGTGAAGTGCACCGAAGCTGGAGTTACCGTTAAACACGGAGTATACGGAAACATGCAGACTATGTACCTTAACAGCAACGGTCCTCTCACTCATGTGATTGAATTTTAAAACCTGAATTCTCAGAAATGTGTTTATGATTATCTTTGTGCAAGCTTCAGATATTCCGCTTCAGTGTTTTGAGTTCATGTTCTATTAAGTGAGCTAAGGTATGTAGTTATGGGCCATGCGAAtgtacataaataaaatacattcattcttTTCCTCTTGTGAGTTTTATTGGACCAAAGTGTATGAAGAGGATTTAGCCTCCAAGATAGCTCTGGATACTATTTAATTTCCATATCTTGTTGGCTCTATTAGACGTGTTGCTATAttgcaactaaaaaaaaaacagcataaccctcctgttaccttcAAATTCATGAACACTTTTATCCTTGGTGTTAATTTGACCCCAGCTATTTTAAACtccagaaaattattatataatatttaaaattgttaCCCAactatgtcacatgctatatttgtttgttgactacgTACAGTGTCCTCCAATAACACTATTTctgctgtaaactgaaaacaCTTGGCTTTggcattaaaaaatgaaaatgagaccaaatcaaaatcaatatttcagtttttgtttCCAGATATTTTACGTCTGTATCGgatacacagtttagaagattCAACagcttctgtctgaacccaccacTTTTTCTTGTGAGTAAAAGTATTGGATCATGTGACTCTCAGTTGTGTTGTGTCCTCatacattaattatttaagtaataaacAGCACTGAATGTCTGAATGCTCAATTTCATATTTGGGTTTTATCtatgcagactgtgcatttatagttagaggagctATGAGTGTCTATAggtgaaaaacaagcagctgTGAATCTGAGAGAagaaatgtcctgaagaagaaagtcgtcactggtgtactaagccaCTCACTACTTACTCTAGGCActctctcgcttgctctttctctcgctttcgcTTGTGccgtctctgtctctttcctctgtgtgtttatatttatgtacatataaatattaaattaattcatGGTTACACTTATtcatatgccataccatatgtctgtctttattaaagagcataatacaaaatatttcagcatgaaagcacatatttataatgtgtgacagcgtcctgaatcGTTAATACATCTCTGCTCTTTTCTAACAatccaaaccgtgtgtaaatcaaGTATAAATTGTTGTGCTTTTTATagttgtattaaacaccttccttaGTGTAAATAAACGCACTGGGGGCGCGCGGCGTGGgagacccatccaatatggcggccgTCGGTATCATGGAGCTGTTTTCCGGGTAGGTGGCAGTGAAGAGCCAGCAGGTCCAGAACTCAGAACTCCAGCACACGAAGAGCAACTGAGAGAAACACGGGTCTGCGGAGTAAACACTGCCAGCTGCACAGTTAGAAATCTaatctacctacttacctatctatttatttaactaGCATAGCTTTATAGTAaccatttatttagttttttttttaaatcgaattCTCTAAACGACATGAGAGTAAAGCGCTTAGCTTAGTCAGACTGTAACTTAACGGTTAGCTGATTTAACTAGTTAGTAAGCTAAAAGCCCCACTGATTGTAAATTAGGTTATAATATAACCCTTTCCTTAACGAGACTCCGTGTAACTTAACTATGTTAATTAAGAAAGCTAATTAACTATTTAGCTAAGCTACATAAAATTTCCACAGCTGTGTGAACCTCTCTTCAATGAGACTACTGTTTACCTAAGATTAGCTAGTTAACATAGGAAGCTTACTAGCTGGGGACTCCACAGATATAACCTAAATTAACATTTTGTGTGAGCCTTATTCTTTAGTTAGACTGTATAACTTGGGTTAACTAGAAGCTCCACAGATATTATATACTCCatagtttatatagtttataaattACCCCctgtgtgaatctctctcttcaAAGGGACTGTTTAACTAAGTTTAGCTAACAAAGCTAGCTTACTAGCTGGAAGCTTCACAGATATAACCTAGCtatttagctaggctaactacAATTTTTGCAACCCTGTGAACCTCTTTTCAGTGAGACACTATTTATCTTAGCTAAACTTGTTAACTAACTTGCTGGAAGTTACACAACTATAATATAATCTAAGATACAAGTTAACCCTATGTCTGAAATGATCTTCTAAGTGCGACTCTGTAtaacttaactagctaactagctggaAGCTCCACTGATATAATCTAAATTAACCCTCCCTGTGAACCTTTCTCAGTGAGATTCTGTGTAAGCTAGTTAACTGGAAGCTCCACATAAATAAGTTAACCTGCTGTGTAAAGCTCTCTCCTTAATGAGACTGCAGATATAACCATAGTTATGACCTAAATTATCTTTCTATGTGAGCCTTTTTCTTCTGTTAGTTTGCATAACTTAGGTTAACTAGAAGCTCCACAGTTTTTGTAAGTTATAAGTTAACCCCATGTGTGAGCTTCTCTGTCCTCAATAAGACACTGTTTATTTTTGCTGACCTAGTGAACTAGCTGGAAGCTCCAGAGATAGCTAACTTAACTGTCTGTGTTAGTTTTTATCCTCAGTGAGACTCTCTGTGACTttggttagctaggttaggtagAAGCTCCACAGATACAAGTTAATCCTATGTGTGAACCTTTCTCCTCAGTGAATCTCTGTGTAATTTAGGAAGCTCCAAAGATTAGAAGCTAACCCTCTGTGGGCGAATTGGTCAATGGTTTTACCCTTTTAgctagtttttaattttttttgttacctGCTGAGTGAACACTGGGGAGAAACACCATTCTAGTTTAATATCTGTCTAATGGAAGACAGAGACAGATTTTCTGAGGACACACGGAGACGAAGCTGCTCTAACCCACCTGTACGGAACCGGAGAGCATGTAGGGAAACGGAGAAGGACAGAGGGAAGACAAAACCTGGGTTACCTGAAACCAGAAAAACAGGACTGTCACACACTCATGGCTTTAATGGGATGTGTGTTAAACAGCCCTGTAAAACCTCTGAGACCCCCAGTCAGTGCTCTGACCATATGAATCAACCCTTACCTTTCTGGCTTCTGCTGTGTGTGGCTGTCTTCTCCCTCTCCACCCGCTTTTACAACATCACAGAGCCTCCACACGTATGGTGAGACCTTTTTATTTACACATGTGCATATACAGTACATCTATACACCTGCATGTTGGTGCAACATACAGTGGAATGAAAAAACTTGGGCActcctgatcattttcataatttttctttataaatcattggttgttggggtcagcaatttcagtttaatatatcatgtatcagaagaacacagtgatatttgagaagttaaaAGATgttcctccttttgcagaaataacagcctctaaacacttcccatagcttccaatgagagtctggcatcatctccagttcagtcaggtttaatggtATCTGATCATGatcagcccactttaaatcacatcacagattaataatattcaggtctagggactgagatgatcattccagaacgttgtacttgttcctctgcataaatatcttagtgctttagtagattgtgagcagtgtttagtgttataTCCAGCCCCAgcgctttaactttaactttaactttctcactgattcttcagcattgttctgaagaatctgctgacaTTGACTGAAATCCCTGtgatcctcaactttaacaagattcccagtacctgcactggtcccacagccccacagcatgatgaaccaccaccataTTTTAGTGGGTGCCcacactttttcataccactgtatggaTTCTTATCAGATTCAGTGATTGGACCACCTGAAACCCACCAGGCCGACTAGGTGCACTAAgtgtataaaattatatatatattttgcagttGGGATGAGACCCACTTTGGGAAAATGGGGAGCTATTATATCAACCGCACCTTCTTCTTTGACGTCCATCCACCTCTTGGAAAGGTGAGGAGTTCATCAGTCAGTCTAAAACATTTTCTGTAGTTTCAACACCAAAATTTGAATTTCGCATGTAACATAGTTTCATCATTATACAATGCAGTTCATTTCACATATAATTTGTGTAATGTTTATAGGGGTTGTGatactgttttaaaataataatataataaatcggAGGACTTTTGTGATAAGAATATTGTTAGCGATAGGATGaaacacttataataataataatattaataaacatctacACAGATCTTCACCACATCCACTGATATccttatagtttttgttttttgttttttggctcAGATGCTCATTGGCCTTGCTGGATATCTGACGGGCTACGATGGGACCTTTCCTTTTGTCAAACCTGGAGATAAATATGAGGATCATAACTACTGGGGGATGAGAGGGGTAAACAACAATATTTCTTATACTTTACAGTAGGGTTGctcgatatggctctaaaataatatcacgttTTTTCATGgtgtttttgcgataacaatactcttggcaatatgacaaatcacggaattaaaaaataaataaaaaactttatgcttccctttgctgacaactttttatggagatgcagatttcattttccagcaggacttggcacactgcccacactgccaaaagtaccaattggtcttatataatattacaattttctgaaAGACAGAtatttggattttcattggctgtaagccataatcataatcaacaatatataaacacttaaaatagatcactctgtgtgtaatacatctataaaatatatgagaatgactaaattaaagtaacttttcaatgatattcttattttttaagatgcactagtatatgtacATCATATTGCCACAAAGTGAGAAATTAATTGGTTATAAATGAACATAGAATATTAGAAGAAAACTCCCATATATACTGTattgtttctgctgctgctgttacagtaTTGCTGACgctgtaaataaatgtacagtTCTGTGCAGCCCTCGGCTCCTGTTTGCCTCCCTTTGCTTTCTTGGTGGTCTTGGAGCTCTCCCGATCTACTGCGGCTGCTCTTATCGCAGCTTCCCTGCTCATTTTTGGTCAGTGTAATGAGTCAAattattcttatttaattttgattaaatatattgtatttaaaccCTCATTTGTAAAACCAGAAAACCTTTATATTAGACAATATACTGTTAAAACTGTCTTATGTAAAGAGATTTCTCTTTCGTTCTTGTCAGACACTGGGTGCATCACCCTCTCGCAGTATATCTTACTGGATCCCATCCTCATGTTTTTCATTATGGGAGCCGTGCTGAGCATGGTCAAATTCAACCAACAGAGACTCAGGTAGGACAGTGAACCACATCAACGTCTGTTGTAAACTAGGCTTGTCTGTATGTGTATATGGTTGCATTTTAACCTGAAATTAAAGACTACTTATACCGTACTTTTTGCACTATATGgtgcactggattgtaaggcacattatgcaacactagtaagaaacaggggtctCACCGTGTTTTCCTTCTACTTTAGCAGGTTGCTGGGTGGTGGGTTAACTAAGTTCAATAAggctaaactaaataaacaaaactgtgattcttttaAAAAGAAATTTCTCAGATTCCCAGATTATTCTTTCTTAgctttccactaaggctgggtgcagcagcattagcattagtggctaactgctagagCTAGCTGcgtttagcactagtaaatgccgcccaacagtgctacactgaagaaccctgagtgttccagtgttcgcctctgaatggcgaaagagctagcacttagcacggttagcggctaataatGCTTCAGTagggtggctttactgctccttaatacctgactggtagaatttatacataaggagcaccggattataagacttGCGAGCGATATTTTTGGAAAAtttaggattttaagtgcgtcttaatatggtatatatatgctaaaaatatggtatatatattaTGTCTTctttttgtaattgtaataatcGTTTACTAGGCCTTTCAGCTTGTCCTGGTGGCTGTGGTTGATCCTGACCGGGGTGAATCTCTCTGGTTCGCTGGGAGTGAAGTTCGTGGGGCTGTTTGTCATCATTTTAGTTGGTATCAGTACAGCATGGGACCTCTGGAAACTACTCGGGGATTTAAACCTGTCTCTGGTATGGAAATGagcaaaataaaaatgatttgtgTGGTAAAATAAGCATTGTGGTGCATGAAGATGTTAACAATACCTGATTTATGATGCaatgtaatgtgttttttaagggtTTTATAATGAGCACCACCAAAACAGTAGtgctaatttgtttaaaaaaatgagtgaaacccatttttatttttgtatttaataatttCTTTGGCACCATATATCACTACATTCAGTTAAACAAGGTTAGTTATGATCCTAACATGATTTAAATTCATGATTTCCACAAAAGGGTGAAATTCTGGCGCCTCCAACTATGATTCTAactttttgtcttattttaaaaACATACGTTTGATCAATATTCAAGTACCGGTACTGACAATACCATGATGCCCTTAATCTGATAGAGTTTATTCTGATAATGATCAGAATGTCAAATGAATGATATTGACCTTATTGCACATTCAGATTACACTGAATTTGCTTAATTTTATACATgtggtttctttctttttcaggtGGATTTTGCTAAGCACTTGTTTGCCCGGATTTTTGGGTTAATTATTCTACCCTTGTTCCTGTACACCACAATATTTGCAGTCCATTTTGCTGTCTTAAACAGGaggtaaaaactaaattaaagccTCTGTGCTGTACGTTCAGAAATACATTTGAATAAGAATTTTTCTGCAGAGGTGAGATGACTAGCTCTAAGTAACTGTAAGTTGTTTTTCTGTGCCCAGTGGTCCGGGGGATGGATTCTTTAGCTCTGCTTTCCAGTCTCGTCTAATTGGAAACAACCTGCATAATGCCACCATGCCAGAATGTGAGTACAGTTTTAAATTGTTCAGAGCAAAGTTAAAGATAATTTAGTTTTGCTGGTATTTAAGAGTTTGGCAGAACTGGCAGAAAGTTggaattttttttgcagtgcggCTGTAGTGTGATGTGTACATTCTTTATGATTTATTTTCGATGGATGAAGTGAGATTTTACATTGCACAGTAGCTAGGTGTGTAGTGATGCATGTAACTGTGCTAAaatcataatatatttttttatttcttgcccATAAGCAGACCTGGCATATGGCTCTACGATTACAGTGAAGAACCTGCGGATAGCTGGAGGCTATCTCCATTCCCACTGGCATCTTTACCCAGAGGGAGTCGGAGCCCACCAGCAGCAGGTCCGTACTTCTGCCCCTTATAGCTTATAGAGATCtctaaaatggctgaaataacagataTTTCAATATGCAGAGCTTACAGAACAAGtttcaaaacaagttcatattcataaagttttaaattaaaaatgaaagaaaaaaaagacttctTTGATTGatcaaacctctggaatataatcaagaggaagatggatgatcacaaaccatcaaaccaccaaactgaactgcttgaattttaaagttatccaaaagcagtgtgtaagactggtggaggagaacatgatgccaagatgcatgaaattaaaactgtgattaaaaaccaaccaggattattccaccaaatattgattatttctgaactcttaaaactttatgaatatgaacttgttttctttgcattatttgaggtctgaaagctctgcatctttttttgttatttcagtcatttctcattttctgtaaataaatgctctaaatgagaatatttttatttggaatttgggagaaatgttgtctgtagtttatagaataaaacaacaatgttcattttacttaaatataaacctatacatatatttatgatAAGCTAATCTTAGTTCTGTTTTGTGTAATTATAATAGGTCACTGCCTATCTGCACAAAGACTACAACAACCAGTGGTTGGTCAAAAAACCTGATAGTGAAGGTGAGAGGGAAtttctttgtttgtgtttttatggcTGCTTTACTTTACAGTAAATCATATTTGGGAAAGTTTGGCAGGAAAATGTTAtgattttgtgtgtgttgtttgttttttttttagatcatgcAGAGACTCCAGAGCTGGTCCGACATGGAGACATCATTCGACTAGAGCACAGAGAGTGAGTTTTCTCATTTCTTCCTCAGATCTGTACATTAAACGTATCAAACTTATAGCCTGGCCTGTAAATGATTTATCTTTAAGTGTTTTGTAAAGTATGGAATGATTATTATGCCATATCCATCCCTGTGTCTTGTGATTACGTATTTTATTGTAGTTTCTGATGCTTTTCTCCATCAGAACCACCCGAAACCTGCACAGTCACCTGCATGAGGCCCCACTGACAAAAAAGCATCTTCAGGTCACAGGCTATGGCATTGTAAGTGTtactttgtgtgagtttttggctGTTTAGctttatattatttgtaaaaCTATATCTAACATGAAATTTAAAGTGATTAGTATCAGACATACTAATCTATGGCTACTGTGCCACACAAGACAAAGTactggggacagaagcacaataGCAGGGGGTAAATGAGTTCACTCAgacagtttatactcaacttagtcTAAATTTTACGTTTTTACACACTAAATATCAGAATTTCCCACATTGAATCATCTTTTAGATATTTAGAGGCCATTTAAGTCCTACGTTTAGCTTCAGTTTCTTTCCTTTTAAAGCAATGGAATGCTTAGCAAAAACAAACGCTGACTAGTCGAAAAagtaatcatcagattagtccaCTACCAAAGTTATTTGGTGATTTGTAGAAATAAATGTGAGGGTGGGCTTTGTCCGAATTGACAAAATGCCAATGTCAATTGCACACCCTCCTAGAAACCAGTTATTGCAATTATAGAGAGATATAACCGACATATCTGATGATGCCAGGATGTAGCTGTAAGTTATTTAGTGCATAACTAATACATTAACCATGGTTCAGACATTGGTCTGGACATTTTCTTCATTATTAGTCACTTGGCATGTTTAATCTCTTTCAGAACGGTACAGGGGACCTCAATGACCTGTGGCAGGTGGAGGTGTGTGGGGGGAAGAAAGGTGATCCGGTGAAGGTCCTGCGCAGTAAAGTCCGCTTCCTGCATCGCTCCACTGGCTGTGTGCTGTTTTCCTCAGGAAAAACCCTCCCAAAGTGGTGAGTGCATTAAAAATGGTGCTGAGGAGGAAAAGATCAGATTTACAACATTTAGTTAGAATTACTACAGCTTAAAGAAGAATtactgtattttctgcactaaaaggtgcaccggattataaggcacattatacaacactagtaagaaacagggatgtcgccatgttttccttttaattcagcagatctGACCACTAAACAGTTGTTTTAAACTACAGTTGCTACATAATGGTGCAAATTTAAGGTCTGTCCAGTAGGAACATCTCTTTACAGATTTGACATTTGGATTTACTTATCTGCTAAACTGAAAAATTCTTTTGTGAAGCATCTGTCTGGGATTAGGAATAGCagttatgttcagatattttaggAAAACACTAAAGAGTTTGTGACAGAAaggtcacaaacattgaaaaaataaaaatgttttatctttgtAATGTTTTAAAGGGGCTGGGAGCAGGTGGAGGTCACTTGTAGTCCATATTTAAAGGAAACTCCCAATTCCCAGTGGAACATTGAGGATCACATCAACCCCAATTGTAAGTTCTTGCAACTTAACCAACATATCCAATTTCTTTTTGATTCTTTATTatacttttctttctctttatctagTGCCCAACATCAGTCTGCATGTGCTCAAACCTTCCTTCCTGGAGATTCTGCTGGAGTCTCATATTGTCATGATCAGGGTAAGATGAGCCCAGAAAATTATCGGTCACATTTGATGaagttttaataaagtgttttgtGTGCTGAGgcagttttattgtttttctaacAGGGTAACAGTGGCTTAAAACCTAAGGACAATGAGGTGAACTCTAAACCTTGGCACTGGCCCATCAACTATCAGGTAGGTTCACCTCAGAGGAATATAACAACTGACTTTTATTGTGGAAATAATCTAAAATTTATTCTTTGTTACTGTGTGTTTAGGGTTTAAGGTTTTCTGGAGTGAATGAGACGGAGTACCGAGTGTATCTGCTGGGGAACCCTGTGAGTCTAGTTCTGTCCATGTccttattttttcagtttttaatgaCCAAGATACTTGtaagttagaaatgttttaaaataaagagattttttacactaataacagtctttgcaatgtcatatgttactttacaacatgtgtaataatgccctgctaagtgcagttcagccactgacctagtcttagagtctctgtaaaacaccaaatccaccggagatcctatttaaacctatagatacttacacacagaggtgggtagtttaggtccagaaagtaaaaatccacccggggtatatttttacttttaactagtggaAACAGAACTATTCTAAATATACACCTacttatctcaattgtacttggctggtggtgtctttcctccatagactaattctaaccatttgtttcttagctctgaattactgggtaaagtatataaacactgatgtgttattcgcacaaataacacaggaatgaactacatgctgttcctagtgctgttagctcctcctatctgacgagacggcgttgCTGCCTGGCTtgagctctgcctgtgggcggtcccgagccgaggtgggcggggccatgaatactaattcacaggttgatgtagacacggtgcttttcctgatcgactcatttttcggaatattttcttttactagctgctgcagacaatgaggaagaggttgaggaagagtttcatcatgtgcagcattataaacaactcagagagacctgctgtatttcataaagaacaagaacaagaggattttagtggAGTGAAACCTTTAACACATTTAATAAGGCTGATATTTAAATGCAAGTGAATCGGCAGAAATCTGCATGATGACCTGAACCTgacctgactctctctctctactacaGGTGATCTGGTGGCTGAACCTGTTCAGTCTGGGGCTGTTTGTTGTCATGGTGTCTGTGTGCTCTTTGGCCTTACAGAGAGGAGCTAAattagagggagagagaaaaggtaGGCGGTTAACTCTTCATAGTGGTTCAGTGTTAATCAACATATTAGATCCTCTCATCATTAATAGTAGTTCATTCCTCATATTTATGTGTGctttaaacattctttttttaattggaaATGTTCTACACATTCTTAAATCTTTTTCACAATTATTCCAAATATTATTTAACAGGTATACATCTATTTTTAAATGAGttcttactttttgttttttaaacacacctaTTCCTCCAAAGCCATATTTGCTCTCGTTTTATTCATTCTGAATCCAGCTAGGAAGTAAATGGTTTTGTGCTCTGTGcataaaatgtaatcatttttatctttaaaagtgcagaaaaataaatatttaaattgacttttgttttaaatagttaactgttttaaaaaatgtatttagtgtTGTGATATGTGAATTTGCTTAGTTTAAGgtttttactgtgtttgtttgtttggtgtttTTGCAGCACATTGCCGGGTTATTTTAGAAGGTGGTGGGATGCTGTTCCTGGCCTGGCTGCTTCACTACCTGCCCTTCTACAGCATGGGCCGTATTCTCTACTACCACCACTACTTCCCTGCTGTGCTCTTCAGCAGTATGCTTACAGGTACAGAAAACTGAGGACATACTCCTCCAAACAGAATAGTAGTGGTTTATGTGATAATATTCTTCTGTGTTGTTCTGCATTTTAAAACCCTGTACCATTCATAAATGTTTTAATACCAAACACAAACTTGTGAACaaaatttgtgattttttttcttcttctatttaaAGGAATAACACTGGACACATTTCTACAGAATGTTGACCTTCTATGTAGACCACCGTATTCAAAGTATATTCTAAGAGGGGGTCAGACGGTTCTCCTGGTCGGCATCCTCTACAGGTGAGAGCGACAGCAGGCTTTATGATCGTCACAGTTCTTACAAAATATCTGTGAAGGCAAAATAAATCCTTTAACTTGTGTTAAACTTAAAAAATCTTTAAGTTACATTAATAAAagattgttatatattttataattctggGCCATTTAATTGAAAAGTTAATATGCTGTATTTTTtgttagaattcatacataagcagctctgatgatttttgggaaaattaaaggattttaagtgcaaaaaatacgaaaAAGTTTTATAATGGCTGTTACTCGTATATTATTTagtctatttttttctgttctttttttttccattaatctttgtttttttttccctctatttGCAGCTTCTATCTGTTCCACCCTCTCTCCTATGGCATGAGGGGGCCGTTAGCTCATGATCCCTCCTCCTCCATGGCCGGACTCCGGTGGCTGGACTCCTGggaattttaaaagaaataaaaatatcagGGGAtcgttttgtttagtttgtttgtttgttgtgaaGTTATTAGTTTATTCACTATTGAGCTGCTAAAACTTAGTGTGTTACATTTCACCCTTTAAGTATTCAACTCCAGTTTTACTCAAAACTATGTGTTTTGTGCTTGTTTTATTGTGTTAAatcttttttcgtttttttttttttgttcagtacaCTGCATATTGGCCTGGTTAATATAACTAGTGGTCCACatcatttcatttattacattacattagataAAGGTAAATTAGAATGTGATCAGTGTTCTGAAACACTACATAAtcattatttacatattttgcggtacttttattattatttttttgttttgacttAAGTAAACAATCAAAATAAAAAGTGCCTTTTAAATGAAGTGTTTAAATAGTGAATTAAATGGAGTAAGACGGAGTATTAGAGTGTTAAAATTCACTATCATTTTCTGACTGAAATTATAAATCTTGTAAGTGTTAAAGTGTTAGTTATGGATTCTAGAAAGCAAGAAGCAAATAGCAGTATTGTTTTAGTTGGATTGATGTGATCTTTGGATTGATGTGAAATGGGAggttttactgtgtaaaaaaaattaaagtgtttttaagaATGTTCTGTCATGTTCTATTTCTCGCTGGTACTGATTATATTGTGGAAACACATCAGACTTTTAGGAAGGTATATTGTAGTTAGCAAGTCACAAAAATCATGGTtgtatggctgtgtgaacatgccaaatccaatTTTTCCAAATCAcaaagcaaaagcaaaccgcctgtccttttttcatttcctggacctgagcatgaacttcagagcagctgtttactctccactccagcaaaagatgctccacatatgagctgcaaaCTCTACAtctataaccctttataaagctacgagtctcttgtctctctaatatgagggtttttgttgttggtgaagaagaaggcgtttatacaggtatcaatgtgcagcatgtgagac is a genomic window of Astyanax mexicanus isolate ESR-SI-001 chromosome 14, AstMex3_surface, whole genome shotgun sequence containing:
- the pomt2 gene encoding protein O-mannosyl-transferase 2 isoform X2 gives rise to the protein MEDRDRFSEDTRRRSCSNPPVRNRRACRETEKDRGKTKPGLPETRKTGLSHTHGFNGMCVKQPCKTSETPSQCSDHMNQPLPFWLLLCVAVFSLSTRFYNITEPPHVCWDETHFGKMGSYYINRTFFFDVHPPLGKMLIGLAGYLTGYDGTFPFVKPGDKYEDHNYWGMRGFCAALGSCLPPFAFLVVLELSRSTAAALIAASLLIFDTGCITLSQYILLDPILMFFIMGAVLSMVKFNQQRLRPFSLSWWLWLILTGVNLSGSLGVKFVGLFVIILVGISTAWDLWKLLGDLNLSLVDFAKHLFARIFGLIILPLFLYTTIFAVHFAVLNRSGPGDGFFSSAFQSRLIGNNLHNATMPEYLAYGSTITVKNLRIAGGYLHSHWHLYPEGVGAHQQQVTAYLHKDYNNQWLVKKPDSEDHAETPELVRHGDIIRLEHRETTRNLHSHLHEAPLTKKHLQVTGYGINGTGDLNDLWQVEVCGGKKGDPVKVLRSKVRFLHRSTGCVLFSSGKTLPKWGWEQVEVTCSPYLKETPNSQWNIEDHINPNLPNISLHVLKPSFLEILLESHIVMIRGNSGLKPKDNEVNSKPWHWPINYQGLRFSGVNETEYRVYLLGNPTMRKRLRKSFIMCSIINNSERPAVFHKEQEQEDFSGVIWWLNLFSLGLFVVMVSVCSLALQRGAKLEGERKAHCRVILEGGGMLFLAWLLHYLPFYSMGRILYYHHYFPAVLFSSMLTGITLDTFLQNVDLLCRPPYSKYILRGGQTVLLVGILYSFYLFHPLSYGMRGPLAHDPSSSMAGLRWLDSWEF
- the pomt2 gene encoding protein O-mannosyl-transferase 2 isoform X3; translation: MEDRDRFSEDTRRRSCSNPPVRNRRACRETEKDRGKTKPGLPETRKTGLSHTHGFNGMCVKQPCKTSETPSQCSDHMNQPLPFWLLLCVAVFSLSTRFYNITEPPHVCWDETHFGKMGSYYINRTFFFDVHPPLGKMLIGLAGYLTGYDGTFPFVKPGDKYEDHNYWGMRGFCAALGSCLPPFAFLVVLELSRSTAAALIAASLLIFDTGCITLSQYILLDPILMFFIMGAVLSMVKFNQQRLRPFSLSWWLWLILTGVNLSGSLGVKFVGLFVIILVGISTAWDLWKLLGDLNLSLVDFAKHLFARIFGLIILPLFLYTTIFAVHFAVLNRSGPGDGFFSSAFQSRLIGNNLHNATMPEYLAYGSTITVKNLRIAGGYLHSHWHLYPEGVGAHQQQVTAYLHKDYNNQWLVKKPDSEDHAETPELVRHGDIIRLEHRETTRNLHSHLHEAPLTKKHLQVTGYGINGTGDLNDLWQVEVCGGKKGDPVKVLRSKVRFLHRSTGCVLFSSGKTLPKWGWEQVEVTCSPYLKETPNSQWNIEDHINPNLPNISLHVLKPSFLEILLESHIVMIRGNSGLKPKDNEVNSKPWHWPINYQGLRFSGVNETEYRVYLLGNPVIWWLNLFSLGLFVVMVSVCSLALQRGAKLEGERKAHCRVILEGGGMLFLAWLLHYLPFYSMGRILYYHHYFPAVLFSSMLTGITLDTFLQNVDLLCRPPYSKYILRGGQTVLLVGILYSFYLFHPLSYGMRGPLAHDPSSSMAGLRWLDSWEF